Sequence from the Maribacter aquivivus genome:
TGTAAAAGAATGTGATAAGTAAAAGGGTAGTGCTAGACCTTTTTGCATAGACTCTAGAAAAATGGCCTTTTTAGAATGGTCTGTAGCAATTTGTTCAACAAATTTTAGACTTTTAGAGCCTATTCCTTTGCCTGAAAATTCGTTTAGAATATAGATTTTATCAAGATATAGAGCATCAGCTTTATTATAATCTTGTAGTTGTTTGTGTAGCGTAAATTTTAGTATACCTACGTGCTCGGAATTTAACTTTATAAGATATAAAACGGTGTCTTCGTCTTTTTCTTCATTTAGTAGAACTTCTTTGGTAAAACTATTTTTAATATAGGTAGTAGTGTCGCCTTTAGGCCAAAGATGTTTGTAATGTTGATCATAGGCTTTTGTGCCTATTTCAATATACGTGCTGTAAAGTTCTGGCTTCAGTGGTACAAACTGAATGTTATTCTCCATAATCTAAAATAAAAAGCTACTATAATTAAGCATTAGATTTCCATTTAATATTGCAGCCTATACTAGGTTTTTGAACAGGATTAATTTCTTCACCTTTTAAAAGGTTTTCAATCGCACTTCTAAGATCTTTGCCTGTTAACGACAATCCGTTCCCTGGTCTAGAATCGTCTAACTGACCTCTGTATACTAATTTTAACCCTTCATCAAAAAGATAAAAATCAGGTGTACAAGCGGCATCATATTTTTTGGCTACGGATTGGTCTTCATCATATAAATAAGGGAAAGTATAATTTTCGGCTTTTGCTTTTATTCTCATGAACTGAGGGTCGTCTTCTGGGTATTTCTCCACATCGTTACTAGATATGGCGATGAAGTGAATACCCTGCTTCTGATATTCTAAAGCCATTTTGGTAATCTCAGGATTTACATGAACAACAAATGGACAATGGTTGCAAATGAACATAATCACCGTTCCTTTACTACCATTTAAAGAGTGAAGGTTCATGGTTTTTTTGCTAACCGAATCTAACAGACTAAATTCTGGAGCAACGGTACCTAATGCCAACATTTTGCTTTCTGTTCTTGCCATATCAATTAATAATTTATGGTACTAAGTTAAGGATTATATTAAGCTTGTCTTTTCTTTATAGCATTCATAAACCTATAAAAATTACTATTATGGAAAATTCATATATTTCTTTATCTATCGCAATTAAAGCATTACAAGAAGAAGGTTACACAGAAGATTTTAATTTATGTGACGCTGGTGTAGAAAATAAAAGCAAGAAAAATATTCATAATGCTACCGAATTAGACGTTGTAAAATTTTATCGTTTTGAGGGTATGAGCAACCCAGATGATAATACTATCTTATATGTCATTGAAACGAGCACTGGTGAAAAGGGCTTATTAGTAGATGCGTACGGCATGTATGCTGGTAATATATCTAAAGATTTAATAGAAAAGCTTAAATTGAGCTAATGGAAGAACCAATTACGTGGCAAGATTTTAGTAAAATTGATATGAGAGTCGGCACTATAATAGCTGCTTTAGACTTCCCAGAGGCTCGAAATCCATCGTACAAGTTACATGTAGATTTTGGTGATGAAATAGGGATAAAAAAGACATCAGCTCAGATAACAGAAAAGTATAAGAAAGAGGATCTTATTGGGCTACAAGTCACTGCTGTTGTTAATTTTCCTAAAAAGCAAATTGCCAATTTTATGAGTGAATGTCTTATATTAGGTGCTGTAGACAATAGTTCAGTTGTGCTTCTTCAACCTCAAATGAAAGTGCCAAACGGATTAAAAATTTCTTAATTTTTTGACTGATAATATCTTAGATAATATTCATATTAATTTTGATTCAGGTTCATTATGGATAATGAACCTTGTTTTAAGTTTGGTAATGTTTGGCGTAGCCTTAGAAATATCAATATCAGATTTTAAGCCTTTATGGTTAAAACCGAAGGCATTATTAGTAGGTTTGTGTGGTCAATTTATACTATTGCCAGCGTTGACTTTTTTATTGGTATTTGCAATAGAACCGTTGCCTAGCATTGCTTTGGGTATGTTTATGGTGGCTGCTTGCCCAGGTGGTAATATTTCTAATTTTATTTCTTATTTATCTAAAGCGAATACAGCATTATCTGTTAGTCTTACCGCCATTGCTACTATGTTAGCGGTTATAATGACGCCATTAAATTTTCATTTTTATTCAATGTTATATGAGCCTAGCTCTAATCTTATTCAAGACATTTCTATATCACCAGTAGAAATGATAAAATTGGTTTTCCTATTATTAGGTCTTCCTTTAATGTTGGGTATGTATGTCAATCATAGAAAACCAAAAATAGCTTTGAAAATGGCCAAGAAACTTAAAGTAGTATCATTAGTGTTCTTTATCTGCTTGGTTTTTATCGCATTATATAATAATCGAGTCATCTTTATGGATTATATATTTTATGTCTTTTGGATAGTTTTAATTCATAATCTAGTTGCATTTTCTACAGGATATAGTCTTGGGCGAATTTTTAGATTACCAGAAGATAGTCTTCGATCAATAACTATAGAAACAGGAATACAGAATTCTGGATTAGGATTGCTATTGATTTTTACTTTTTTCGATGGATTAGGAGGTATGGCACTTATTGCTGCTTTTTGGGGTGTTTGGCATATTATGTCTGGTTTAATTTTGGCTGCTTTTTGGAATAGAAAATCAGTTGCTAAAGAAACGATAGCGTGAGTGCAATCTTATATTCATTAGTGAAATCTGTGGTGAAAACAGGACTCTACGGCTACCATAAGAAAATTATTATTTCTGGGCTGGAGCATATTCCTAAAGATAAGCCTGTAATGTTTCTGCCCAATCATCAAAGTGCATTGATTGATGTATTGTTAATTGCAACGGACTGTAATCGAAAACCCTACTTTTTAACTAGGTCAGATGTTTTTAAAGGCAAATTGCTAAAACGTATGTTCTCTTATTTTCAAATGCTACCAATTTATAGAATGCGAGATGGTAGAGATACGCTTTCTAATAATGACGCCATTTTTAATTCATGTGCAGAAATTTTAAATAGGGAAGAAGCCTTGCTTTTGTTTCCCGAAGCAAATCATAGTCTTAAACGTAGCGTTAGGCCATTGAGTAAGGGTTTTACAAGAATACTCTTTAGAACTTTTGAAATGTACCCAGAGTTAGATGTTCAGTTGATTCCTGTTGGGTTTAATTATAAGTATGCAGCTCATTTTCCAGATGAGGTGGCTCTATGTTATGGAAAGCCTATTTCGGCAAGAAGTTTATATGATCAGAGTGATTTGAATGCATCTGTCATTACTATAAAAAATGTGGTTACTACTAGTCTAGAAAATCTAACTACTCATATTCCAAGTAACGAAGATTATAATGCAGTTTTAAATAAGTTGAAGGCAGAAAAGGTCAATTTTCTTAATCCTACCTCTGTTAACGAAAAGATAAAGATGTTAACTGGGCAAGGTTTAGATTGTTCAATTCAGACGGTTCCAGAAAAGCAGGGTTTTAATATGTTTAAATGGATATTCACATTTTTAAATCTCCCTCTTGTATTAATTTGGAAATTATGGTTGAAGTCAAAGGTGCCAGAAGATGAATTTATGGGTACGTTTAGGTTCGCATTTGCAATGATATCTTATCCTATTTATATGGCTTTATTGTTTGCGGTAATAGCAATACTCTTTGCTCCTTATATCGCAGTAATAGGCATATGTATATTGACTTTGATAAATGTTGGGTTGGTGAAGTATGGTTTGCGATAATTATTAAATATCCACAAAACAAAAACGACCCTTATTGAAGGGCCGTTAATTTTTTAAAGAAATTTTTGAGATTAGATGTCTTCAAAACTTACATCTGTAAAACTAGAAGTATTTGTAGTCGTATTTTCTACAGGTACTTCAGCTGCAACTTCAGCTTCTTCTTTTTTAAAGTCTTTTTGATGTCTTTCTGAAATTACTTCAGAACCTTTTTCGTTAATGATGAAATCCATCATTTCTTCAACATTCTCTTTAAAGGCATCGAAGTCTTCTTTGTATAAATAAATTTTATGCTTCTTGTAATGGAATGATCCATCGTCATGTGTAAATTTCTTACTTTCTGTAATCGTTAAATAATAGTCCCCAGCCTTTGTACTTCTTACATCGAAAAAGTACGTTCTTCTACCTGCGCGTAAAACTTTGGAGTGAATTTCTTCCTGATCTGATAAATCTCTTTCGCTCATTTCTAATGTTTAGTGTCGTTATGCTATCAAAAATGAAAAAAAAATCGTTATCCGACAACAATTTTCTAACTTTCTTTCTCTGAGAGCTGTTTGCTATAGAGCTCTTTATAATAACCTTCTCGAGTATTTAATTCGTCATGAGTACCCTCTTGAATGAGTCTTCCGTCATCTAAAACCAGTATTTTATCGGCATTTTTAGCAGAAGAAACTCTATGACTTACAATTAGTGTAGTTCTATTCTTAGATGCTTTTTTAAGGTTATTTAAAATTTCTTCTTCCGTTTCTGTATCAACCGCAGAAAGGCAATCATCGAATAAATAAATTTGTGGTTTCTTTATTAAGGCTCTTGCGATTGACACGCGTTGCTTCTGTCCGCCACTTAATGTTATACCTCTTTCACCTAATACAGTATCGTATTTTTTAGAGAAACCCATAATGTTTTCGTGAACCACGGCATCTTTAGCAATATCCATGATTTCTTGGTCTGTAGCGTCTTCTTTTCCGAATTTAATATTGTTCTTTATGCTGTCAGAAAATAGAAAAGCATCTTGTGGTACTGCACCAATAGATTCTCTTAAACTGGTAAGGTCAATGTTTTTAATAGGCTCGTCATCTATTAGAATTTCACCTGAAGTAGTATCGTATAGTCTAGCTACTAAATCTAAAATAGTAGATTTACCGGATCCCGTTTTGCCAATAATTGCTGTGGTCTCTCCTTCGTTTATGGTAAATGATAAATGTTTTAAAGCATTAATGTTGGTATCTTGATAAGTAAAATCTACATCTTTAAATTCAATTTTACCCTTTACCGTATGCTCGTGAGTGGGCATGTTTTTAATTTCCGATTCTTGATTTAGAAATTCGTTGATACGTTCTTGACTGGCAGCAGCTCTTTGAACTATAGATGTTAGCCACCCTACAATTGCAACAGGCCATGTTAACATGTTTACATATAATATAAACTCGGCAATCAAACCAACTTCAATTTCACCGGCTAAGTATTGTTTTCCTCCTATATATATCACCAAAATATTACTGATACCAATTAAAAGAATCATTAAAGGGAAGAACCAAGCATTTACTTTAGCCAGACTAACACTCTTCTCTTTTCCTTCAATGGCAAGTTTTTCTAAGTCTTCATTGGTTTGTGGCTCTAGCGCATATGCTTTTATAACTGAGACACCTGAAAATATTTCTTGTGTAAAAGTTGATAGCGTAGATAAATATTGCTGTACTATGGTACTTCTCTTATGTATTACCTTACTTATTTGATATATTAAAACGGATAGAAAAGGTAATGGTAATAAGGTGTACGCAGCCAAAGTTGGTGCTTTAATGAACATTAGCGGTATTAGACAGGCAAATAAAGTTAGGGTCTGTATGCCGTACATAATAGCCGGTCCCGCATACATACGTACTTCATTTACATCTTCACTTATTCTGTTCATTAAATCACCGGTTCTATTTTTCTTATAGAAGTTGAGACTTAGTTTTTGGTAGTGGTCGAATATTTCATTTTTAAGGTCATATTCTATATATCTAGAAATATTGATAATTAATTGACGCATTAAAAAAGTGAAGAATCCAGATAGTAAAGCGGCACCTACAATTATAAGAATGTATTCTAACAATAATTCTTGGGCGGTAGATTTTTCTATTTCTGCCTTTATATACTGCTCAACTACCGTTATAGAGTTATTCACGTAAGACGGCATAATCAACTGAAATAGCCTTGCGACTATGGTTATGATGATTCCGAAAAAAAGCTTAAGCCAGTATTTTTTAAAGTATTTATTTAGATGCTTAAGTTCTTTCATAAGTTGTAGAAAAGATAATAGTGTAAAATTCTAAGGGCAAAGATAGTTTTTTGACCTAAAACGATATGTTATAAATAAGCTAAGATAAATACGATTGCTATTGTGACCCTTTAAATAGATACTTACCTTTGCGGCTTTATGTAATCGATAATCGGGATTTAAGTGTTCTGACGCTTGCGTCGGAATATTAATTCTCTTTTAAATTCAATGCCTCGCGGGCTTGTCCCGAGGTTATTTACTAATATATTAAATAAGTTCTTTCAAATGCTTACAAGAAGGCACATTAGGGTTAAGGTAATGCAGAGTATTTACGCTCTAATTCAGTCTAAGGACGATTCATTACAAAAACAAGAGAAGTTTTTAAAGGTAAGCATAGAGAATACCTACACGTTATATTTATTATGGCTTAGTCTTTTTGTAGAAATACAGAAAAGAGCAGCAGATCAAATTTCTCTTTCTGCTAATAAATATATTGACGACAAAAAAACAGCATTTCCCAATCCTAAT
This genomic interval carries:
- a CDS encoding lysophospholipid acyltransferase family protein, giving the protein MSAILYSLVKSVVKTGLYGYHKKIIISGLEHIPKDKPVMFLPNHQSALIDVLLIATDCNRKPYFLTRSDVFKGKLLKRMFSYFQMLPIYRMRDGRDTLSNNDAIFNSCAEILNREEALLLFPEANHSLKRSVRPLSKGFTRILFRTFEMYPELDVQLIPVGFNYKYAAHFPDEVALCYGKPISARSLYDQSDLNASVITIKNVVTTSLENLTTHIPSNEDYNAVLNKLKAEKVNFLNPTSVNEKIKMLTGQGLDCSIQTVPEKQGFNMFKWIFTFLNLPLVLIWKLWLKSKVPEDEFMGTFRFAFAMISYPIYMALLFAVIAILFAPYIAVIGICILTLINVGLVKYGLR
- a CDS encoding PUR family DNA/RNA-binding protein — encoded protein: MSERDLSDQEEIHSKVLRAGRRTYFFDVRSTKAGDYYLTITESKKFTHDDGSFHYKKHKIYLYKEDFDAFKENVEEMMDFIINEKGSEVISERHQKDFKKEEAEVAAEVPVENTTTNTSSFTDVSFEDI
- a CDS encoding bile acid:sodium symporter family protein, translated to MTDNILDNIHINFDSGSLWIMNLVLSLVMFGVALEISISDFKPLWLKPKALLVGLCGQFILLPALTFLLVFAIEPLPSIALGMFMVAACPGGNISNFISYLSKANTALSVSLTAIATMLAVIMTPLNFHFYSMLYEPSSNLIQDISISPVEMIKLVFLLLGLPLMLGMYVNHRKPKIALKMAKKLKVVSLVFFICLVFIALYNNRVIFMDYIFYVFWIVLIHNLVAFSTGYSLGRIFRLPEDSLRSITIETGIQNSGLGLLLIFTFFDGLGGMALIAAFWGVWHIMSGLILAAFWNRKSVAKETIA
- a CDS encoding ABC transporter ATP-binding protein, with amino-acid sequence MKELKHLNKYFKKYWLKLFFGIIITIVARLFQLIMPSYVNNSITVVEQYIKAEIEKSTAQELLLEYILIIVGAALLSGFFTFLMRQLIINISRYIEYDLKNEIFDHYQKLSLNFYKKNRTGDLMNRISEDVNEVRMYAGPAIMYGIQTLTLFACLIPLMFIKAPTLAAYTLLPLPFLSVLIYQISKVIHKRSTIVQQYLSTLSTFTQEIFSGVSVIKAYALEPQTNEDLEKLAIEGKEKSVSLAKVNAWFFPLMILLIGISNILVIYIGGKQYLAGEIEVGLIAEFILYVNMLTWPVAIVGWLTSIVQRAAASQERINEFLNQESEIKNMPTHEHTVKGKIEFKDVDFTYQDTNINALKHLSFTINEGETTAIIGKTGSGKSTILDLVARLYDTTSGEILIDDEPIKNIDLTSLRESIGAVPQDAFLFSDSIKNNIKFGKEDATDQEIMDIAKDAVVHENIMGFSKKYDTVLGERGITLSGGQKQRVSIARALIKKPQIYLFDDCLSAVDTETEEEILNNLKKASKNRTTLIVSHRVSSAKNADKILVLDDGRLIQEGTHDELNTREGYYKELYSKQLSEKES
- a CDS encoding phosphoribosylpyrophosphate synthetase, translating into MENSYISLSIAIKALQEEGYTEDFNLCDAGVENKSKKNIHNATELDVVKFYRFEGMSNPDDNTILYVIETSTGEKGLLVDAYGMYAGNISKDLIEKLKLS
- a CDS encoding thioredoxin family protein, whose product is MARTESKMLALGTVAPEFSLLDSVSKKTMNLHSLNGSKGTVIMFICNHCPFVVHVNPEITKMALEYQKQGIHFIAISSNDVEKYPEDDPQFMRIKAKAENYTFPYLYDEDQSVAKKYDAACTPDFYLFDEGLKLVYRGQLDDSRPGNGLSLTGKDLRSAIENLLKGEEINPVQKPSIGCNIKWKSNA
- a CDS encoding tRNA-binding protein, with product MEEPITWQDFSKIDMRVGTIIAALDFPEARNPSYKLHVDFGDEIGIKKTSAQITEKYKKEDLIGLQVTAVVNFPKKQIANFMSECLILGAVDNSSVVLLQPQMKVPNGLKIS
- a CDS encoding GNAT family N-acetyltransferase, yielding MENNIQFVPLKPELYSTYIEIGTKAYDQHYKHLWPKGDTTTYIKNSFTKEVLLNEEKDEDTVLYLIKLNSEHVGILKFTLHKQLQDYNKADALYLDKIYILNEFSGKGIGSKSLKFVEQIATDHSKKAIFLESMQKGLALPFYLSHSFTIVANTQVPFNNVIEEEKPMYLLRKDI